From one Paenibacillus sp. FSL K6-1330 genomic stretch:
- a CDS encoding sugar ABC transporter substrate-binding protein, with translation MKSKSKFAGMIMLLLMFALTACSGGNGPKDGATPSNPDTPKSGNEASTGQDSKEPVTIEFMGHGNPNEKKIFEKLIASFEEKYPHVTVKYTSVPPGEYSQKMTTLISSGKVPDVFYVGGPEFYRFAEAGTLLNIQSYLDQTSLFNPDNVWKQAMDRYRFDGSKVGAGDMYGLPKDVGPWSFVYNKDLFDEAGVPYPSATAGEWTWDDMLEAAQKLTVDANGDGKPDQYGVGAYSLESAVWGNGGEYIDYATGTVKVNEPEFYEAMQFVADLNLKHKVSPNQEAEQAMNAYTRFINGQLAMFAMGPWDQPAFWELPFDWDIAAWPASPKTGQTATWLGSMGFSVSAKSKHPQEAFDLAAFLSLDEQGQRENYQLGQAVPNLIDMAEGEFKEMDKGPQTRQVFLDIIQDYGRPDVVAFSKDTQWIDTFNQNASKVWNGEMSAKDFTAQIQPKMQELYDKGNK, from the coding sequence ATGAAATCGAAGAGCAAATTCGCAGGCATGATCATGCTGCTGCTGATGTTCGCCTTAACCGCTTGCAGCGGCGGCAATGGACCAAAGGACGGAGCTACTCCAAGCAACCCGGACACTCCGAAATCAGGCAATGAAGCTTCCACCGGGCAGGACTCAAAAGAACCTGTAACGATTGAGTTTATGGGCCACGGCAATCCGAACGAAAAGAAGATTTTCGAAAAGCTGATCGCTTCCTTCGAGGAGAAGTACCCGCACGTTACCGTTAAATACACTTCGGTGCCGCCAGGTGAGTACTCACAGAAGATGACGACGCTGATCAGCTCCGGCAAGGTTCCGGACGTATTCTACGTTGGAGGTCCCGAGTTTTACCGCTTCGCGGAAGCCGGAACGCTCCTCAACATTCAGTCCTATCTGGACCAGACCTCATTGTTTAATCCCGATAACGTATGGAAGCAGGCAATGGACCGCTATCGCTTTGACGGCAGCAAGGTCGGTGCCGGAGACATGTACGGACTGCCCAAGGACGTAGGACCATGGTCATTTGTTTATAACAAGGATTTGTTTGACGAAGCAGGTGTACCTTACCCTTCTGCAACGGCAGGGGAATGGACCTGGGACGACATGCTGGAAGCCGCCCAAAAGCTGACGGTCGATGCTAACGGCGACGGAAAGCCCGATCAATATGGTGTAGGCGCTTACAGCTTGGAATCGGCAGTATGGGGCAACGGCGGTGAATATATCGACTACGCCACTGGCACGGTAAAGGTAAACGAGCCCGAATTCTATGAGGCGATGCAATTTGTCGCTGACCTGAACCTGAAACATAAGGTCAGTCCGAATCAGGAAGCCGAGCAAGCGATGAATGCATATACCCGCTTTATTAACGGCCAGCTGGCGATGTTTGCGATGGGCCCATGGGATCAGCCTGCATTCTGGGAGCTGCCTTTCGATTGGGACATTGCTGCGTGGCCGGCAAGCCCGAAGACGGGACAAACGGCGACCTGGCTCGGCTCGATGGGATTTTCCGTTTCGGCGAAATCCAAACACCCGCAGGAAGCGTTCGACTTGGCGGCCTTTCTGTCCCTGGATGAGCAAGGGCAGCGCGAAAACTACCAGCTTGGCCAAGCGGTTCCTAACCTGATCGACATGGCAGAAGGCGAATTTAAGGAAATGGACAAAGGACCGCAAACACGGCAAGTATTCCTTGATATTATCCAAGATTACGGACGCCCGGACGTGGTGGCTTTCTCGAAGGATACGCAATGGATCGATACGTTCAACCAGAACGCGAGCAAAGTATGGAACGGTGAGATGTCGGCAAAAGACTTTACGGCCCAGATCCAGCCGAAGATGCAGGAGCTGTACGACAAAGGAAATAAATAA